Proteins encoded by one window of Acuticoccus sp. MNP-M23:
- a CDS encoding GGDEF domain-containing protein: MSGLGSFIDEKLAVSVVDALTSNICVVDLSGKIIAVNRAWMEFSAANGNGVEQTHLGINYLDLCRGSEGSAAEEAPGFYNGIRDVINGRKSHFEIEYPCHSPSALRWFVAKVTPLMGTGEAKRVGAVVSHMNVTDRKLMEIAYARLASTDPLTDVPNRRFFEEYAELELGRLERFGGAIAVLMIDLDNFKCINDTHGHLAGDAVLKEVSAHCNRAIRSSDLFARLGGEEFVALLMGTGKAAAMQVAEKLRSIIEGLEIETTAGTLRVTGSIGVASLCPEDQSVSAALDRADKALYEAKNGGRNRVRMSD, translated from the coding sequence GTGAGCGGTTTGGGATCTTTCATTGACGAAAAGCTGGCCGTTTCGGTTGTGGATGCGTTGACGTCGAATATCTGCGTCGTTGATCTTTCTGGCAAAATCATTGCCGTTAACCGTGCCTGGATGGAGTTCAGTGCGGCCAACGGCAACGGCGTCGAGCAGACCCATCTTGGGATTAATTACCTCGACCTGTGTCGCGGGTCCGAAGGATCCGCCGCGGAGGAAGCGCCTGGCTTTTACAATGGCATTCGCGATGTGATCAACGGCCGGAAGAGCCACTTCGAGATCGAATATCCCTGTCATTCGCCGAGCGCCCTTCGCTGGTTCGTCGCCAAGGTCACACCGCTCATGGGGACCGGGGAGGCCAAGAGGGTCGGCGCGGTCGTGTCGCACATGAATGTCACCGACCGGAAGCTGATGGAAATCGCCTACGCGCGGCTGGCATCGACCGACCCTCTGACGGACGTGCCCAACCGCCGCTTCTTCGAAGAATACGCCGAACTGGAGCTGGGTCGCCTCGAGCGCTTCGGCGGCGCGATTGCCGTGCTGATGATTGATCTCGATAATTTCAAGTGCATCAACGATACCCATGGCCATCTGGCGGGCGACGCGGTCCTCAAGGAGGTCTCCGCACACTGCAATCGTGCCATTCGCTCCAGCGACCTGTTTGCAAGGCTGGGCGGTGAGGAGTTCGTCGCGTTGCTGATGGGCACCGGCAAGGCTGCGGCGATGCAGGTCGCCGAAAAGCTGCGTTCGATCATCGAGGGGCTGGAGATCGAAACCACCGCCGGCACATTGCGCGTCACGGGCAGTATCGGTGTCGCGTCGCTCTGCCCGGAAGACCAGTCCGTCTCCGCTGCCCTCGACCGTGCCGACAAGGCACTCTACGAGGCGAAGAATGGCGGCCGCAACCGGGTCCGCATGAGCGACTGA
- a CDS encoding hydantoinase/oxoprolinase family protein: MTDPHIRIGIDIGGTFTDLQILNEATGSIASYKTPTTPDDPSVGLVTGIFGAAERFGFTPADIRLLVHGTTIATNAVLQRRLARGVLLTTAGFEDVLEIGRHGRRDIYGLKPHAEPPLIPRDRRLGLPERMRADGTAETALTEDAIAAIMPQLDALGAEAVAVCLLHAYVNPAHEEAVAAMIAARRPDLPVSISSAISPEIREYERCSTTVLNALLMPIVGGYMDRLSARLKEADIGARLLLVQSNGGVCTAELAKTQPARLLLSGPSGGALATLRTARAIGRDNVIGVDMGGTSYDVCVVADDRLTSITQGEIDSLPVRLPMVEIRTIGSGGGSIARVDEAGRLRVGPQSAGSQPGPVAYGRGGTLPTVTDANVVMKRLDPEFFLGGAMALDASGAADAIHREVAAPLSLGTEDAAEGLLTVTEANLAAAARLSLFEKGLDPRDFTLLSFGGAGGLHAARVAEALGIDEIVFPADASTFSAFGILYSDITHDLARSRVMMADEAALPFLTETLADLAAQADSLLDEDGVPAEDRRSAVSVDMRYRGQAFELVVPWDDPAGDGAALERLLASFHELHKQRFSYSDAAAPVELVAVRLSAIGVLKAPPASADAAPATAGDTRSRSVFTGGAWRDVAIHRREHVAGAVEGPALIEEEYTTSFIGEGWSCEPGPAGTLIARKTAR; this comes from the coding sequence TTGACGGACCCCCACATCCGCATCGGCATCGATATCGGTGGCACGTTCACCGACCTTCAGATCCTGAATGAGGCCACCGGCTCCATTGCGAGCTACAAGACCCCGACCACGCCGGACGATCCGTCCGTCGGTCTCGTCACCGGCATTTTTGGCGCGGCAGAGCGGTTCGGCTTCACGCCGGCCGACATCCGCCTCCTCGTCCACGGCACCACCATCGCCACCAATGCCGTCCTCCAGCGCCGGCTGGCCAGGGGCGTGCTTCTCACCACAGCAGGTTTCGAGGATGTGCTGGAGATCGGCCGCCACGGCCGGCGCGACATCTACGGCCTCAAGCCACACGCCGAGCCGCCGCTGATCCCGCGCGACCGCCGCCTTGGGCTCCCCGAACGCATGCGCGCAGACGGCACCGCCGAGACCGCGTTGACGGAAGACGCCATCGCGGCAATCATGCCGCAGCTCGACGCGCTGGGCGCGGAAGCCGTCGCGGTCTGCCTCCTCCACGCCTACGTCAATCCGGCGCACGAGGAGGCTGTCGCTGCGATGATCGCCGCCCGGCGCCCGGACCTTCCGGTCTCCATCTCGTCCGCCATCAGCCCCGAGATCCGTGAGTACGAGCGCTGCTCCACCACGGTGCTGAATGCACTCCTGATGCCCATCGTCGGCGGATACATGGACCGGCTTTCGGCACGGCTGAAGGAGGCCGACATTGGCGCGCGCCTTCTTCTGGTCCAGTCCAACGGCGGCGTCTGCACCGCGGAGCTTGCCAAGACGCAACCCGCGCGTCTTCTACTCTCCGGCCCCTCCGGCGGCGCGCTCGCCACCTTGCGCACCGCGCGCGCGATCGGCCGCGACAATGTCATTGGTGTCGACATGGGCGGCACGTCCTACGATGTGTGCGTTGTGGCAGACGACCGCCTCACCTCCATCACGCAGGGCGAGATCGACAGCCTGCCGGTGCGCCTTCCCATGGTCGAGATCCGCACCATCGGCTCCGGTGGCGGCTCCATCGCCCGTGTTGACGAAGCGGGGCGCCTGCGCGTCGGCCCGCAAAGTGCCGGCTCCCAGCCCGGCCCCGTCGCCTACGGCCGCGGCGGCACCCTGCCCACCGTTACCGACGCCAACGTGGTGATGAAGCGGCTCGACCCGGAATTCTTCCTCGGTGGCGCCATGGCCCTCGATGCCTCGGGCGCTGCCGACGCCATCCACCGCGAGGTCGCCGCCCCCCTGTCGCTGGGCACAGAAGACGCTGCCGAAGGGCTCCTCACCGTCACCGAGGCCAACCTTGCCGCCGCCGCACGCCTCAGCCTTTTTGAAAAAGGGCTGGACCCGCGCGACTTCACGCTGCTTTCGTTCGGCGGTGCTGGCGGCCTCCATGCTGCCCGCGTCGCAGAAGCGCTGGGGATCGACGAGATCGTGTTTCCGGCGGACGCATCCACGTTCTCCGCCTTCGGCATCCTTTATTCCGACATTACCCACGACCTTGCCCGGTCGCGCGTGATGATGGCCGACGAAGCAGCGCTCCCCTTCCTCACCGAAACGCTTGCCGATCTCGCGGCCCAGGCGGACAGCCTCCTCGATGAGGACGGCGTCCCGGCCGAAGACCGCCGCAGCGCCGTTTCGGTGGACATGCGCTATCGCGGCCAGGCCTTCGAGCTTGTGGTGCCGTGGGACGACCCGGCCGGCGACGGTGCCGCGCTGGAAAGGCTGCTCGCCAGCTTCCACGAGCTGCACAAGCAGCGCTTCTCCTACAGCGATGCGGCCGCCCCTGTGGAGCTGGTCGCCGTGCGCCTGTCCGCCATCGGCGTCCTGAAGGCGCCGCCCGCCAGCGCTGACGCTGCCCCGGCAACCGCCGGCGATACCCGATCCCGCAGCGTCTTCACCGGCGGGGCGTGGCGCGACGTGGCCATCCACCGGCGCGAGCATGTGGCCGGCGCCGTCGAAGGGCCGGCGCTGATCGAGGAGGAATATACAACGAGCTTCATCGGCGAGGGATGGTCCTGCGAACCCGGACCCGCAGGCACGCTGATCGCAAGGAAGACCGCACGATGA
- a CDS encoding LysR family transcriptional regulator, producing the protein MDVRQLRHFVAVADTLHFGRAAERLGMTQPPLSQSIMALERDLGAPLFVRTRRSVSLTPFGAQWLPYVRAALEGVAGLAETAEQIRKGHAGRLALSFVSTADYSVLPALVHRFRQLHPDVELALTESTSDRQIAALSEGDGQVGIIIPHGNEVLPERFAYRTLVREPLIAAVPESWVAEGRFGDVTTHLPAAAVIASPLIVFPRHAAPLFYDLVTDYYAASGVNAHVVQNAIQMQTIISLVSAGMGIALVPASLRNLARVGVRYLALEGAAPELETGIIWRRDDATPTLANFLAMVDGVAADHGFGKTADMAKPPEALAG; encoded by the coding sequence ATGGACGTGCGCCAGCTCCGGCATTTCGTTGCCGTGGCCGATACGCTGCATTTCGGCCGTGCGGCGGAGCGGCTGGGAATGACGCAGCCGCCGCTCAGCCAGTCGATCATGGCGCTGGAGCGGGATCTGGGGGCGCCGCTGTTTGTGCGCACACGGCGCAGCGTGTCCCTCACCCCCTTTGGCGCGCAATGGCTGCCCTATGTTCGCGCGGCGCTGGAGGGCGTTGCAGGGCTCGCCGAGACCGCCGAGCAGATCCGGAAGGGGCACGCGGGCCGGCTCGCGCTCTCCTTCGTCAGCACGGCAGACTACAGCGTCTTGCCGGCGCTGGTGCACCGCTTCCGCCAGCTTCATCCCGACGTGGAGCTGGCGCTGACGGAATCCACCAGCGACCGCCAGATCGCCGCGCTTTCGGAAGGGGACGGCCAGGTCGGCATCATCATCCCCCACGGCAACGAGGTGCTGCCCGAGCGGTTTGCCTATCGCACTCTGGTCCGTGAACCGTTGATTGCTGCCGTGCCCGAAAGCTGGGTGGCGGAGGGGCGTTTCGGCGACGTGACGACGCATCTTCCGGCAGCGGCGGTCATCGCATCACCGCTGATCGTGTTCCCGCGCCATGCCGCGCCCCTGTTTTACGATCTCGTGACCGATTATTACGCGGCGTCGGGCGTCAACGCCCATGTGGTCCAGAACGCGATCCAGATGCAGACGATCATCAGCCTGGTTTCGGCCGGGATGGGGATTGCGCTGGTGCCGGCGTCGCTGCGCAACCTTGCGCGGGTGGGGGTGCGTTACCTCGCGCTGGAGGGCGCCGCGCCCGAATTGGAGACCGGGATCATCTGGCGCCGCGATGATGCCACGCCAACGCTTGCGAACTTTCTGGCGATGGTGGACGGGGTGGCCGCGGATCACGGGTTTGGCAAGACCGCCGATATGGCAAAGCCGCCAGAGGCGCTGGCTGGCTGA
- the ilvD gene encoding dihydroxy-acid dehydratase, which produces MPPYRSRTSTHGRNMAGARGLWRATGMKDGDFGKPIIAIVNSFTQFVPGHVHLKDLGQLVAREVEKAGGVAKEFNTIAVDDGIAMGHDGMLYSLPSREIIADSTEYMVNAHCADAMVCISNCDKITPGMLMAAMRLNIPVVFVSGGPMEAGKVVWEGKEVALDLVDAMVAAADDKYSDAQVEEIEQAACPTCGSCSGMFTANSMNCLTEALGLALPGNGSTLATHSDRERLFVEAGHLIVDLARRFYEQDDESVLPRNIASVKAFENAMTLDISMGGSTNTVLHLLAAAHEGEVDFGMSDIDRLSRHVPVLCKVAPAKNDVHMEDVHRAGGIMAILGELDRAGLLDTSCGSVHAESLAHALDRCDVMRTNLETVHDFYKAAPGGVKTQVAFSQSRRFDELDLDRKNGAIRSAEHAFSQDGGLAVLYGNLAEDGCIVKTAGVDESILVFTGPARIFESQDTAVSAILTNKVKKGDIVLIRYEGPRGGPGMQEMLYPTSYLKSKGLGKDCALVTDGRFSGGSSGLSIGHVSPEAAEGGTIGLVEEGDTIEIDIPNRKMHLAVDDAVLAERRAAREAKGWVPEEKRKRKVSTALKAYAALTTSASRGAVRDVDQLATRKAN; this is translated from the coding sequence ATGCCCCCTTACCGCTCCAGAACCAGCACCCATGGCCGCAACATGGCCGGCGCCCGCGGCCTGTGGCGCGCCACCGGCATGAAGGACGGCGATTTCGGCAAGCCGATCATCGCCATCGTCAACTCCTTCACCCAGTTCGTGCCCGGCCACGTCCACCTGAAGGACCTTGGCCAGCTGGTCGCCCGCGAAGTGGAGAAGGCCGGCGGCGTCGCCAAGGAATTCAACACCATCGCGGTGGACGACGGCATCGCCATGGGCCACGACGGGATGCTCTACTCCCTGCCCTCGCGCGAGATCATCGCCGACAGCACCGAATACATGGTCAACGCCCACTGCGCCGACGCCATGGTGTGCATCTCCAACTGCGACAAGATCACGCCCGGCATGCTGATGGCCGCCATGCGCCTCAACATTCCGGTCGTGTTCGTCTCCGGCGGGCCGATGGAAGCCGGCAAGGTTGTGTGGGAAGGCAAGGAAGTCGCGCTGGATCTGGTGGACGCCATGGTCGCCGCGGCGGACGACAAGTATTCCGACGCGCAGGTGGAAGAGATCGAGCAGGCCGCCTGCCCCACCTGCGGCTCGTGCTCGGGCATGTTCACCGCCAACTCCATGAACTGCCTCACCGAAGCGCTCGGCCTCGCCCTCCCCGGCAACGGCTCCACGCTCGCCACCCACTCGGACCGCGAGCGCCTGTTCGTCGAGGCCGGGCACCTGATCGTCGACCTCGCCCGCCGCTTCTACGAGCAGGACGACGAGTCGGTCCTGCCGCGCAACATCGCCTCGGTGAAGGCGTTCGAGAATGCGATGACGCTCGACATCTCCATGGGCGGCTCCACCAACACCGTCCTCCACCTTCTCGCCGCCGCGCACGAGGGCGAGGTCGACTTCGGCATGTCCGACATCGACCGCCTGTCCCGCCACGTTCCGGTCCTGTGCAAGGTCGCCCCGGCGAAAAACGACGTCCACATGGAAGACGTCCACCGCGCCGGCGGCATCATGGCGATCCTGGGCGAACTCGACCGTGCCGGCCTTCTCGACACCTCCTGCGGCTCGGTTCACGCCGAGAGCCTCGCCCACGCGCTCGACCGCTGCGACGTGATGCGCACCAACCTTGAAACCGTGCACGATTTCTACAAGGCAGCGCCCGGCGGCGTGAAAACGCAGGTGGCGTTCTCCCAGTCCCGCCGGTTCGACGAGCTGGACCTCGACCGCAAGAACGGCGCAATCCGCAGTGCCGAGCACGCCTTCTCGCAAGATGGCGGCCTTGCGGTGCTTTACGGCAATCTTGCGGAGGACGGCTGCATCGTGAAGACGGCCGGCGTTGACGAGTCCATTCTCGTCTTCACCGGCCCGGCCCGCATCTTCGAAAGCCAGGACACGGCGGTTTCGGCGATCCTCACCAACAAGGTGAAGAAGGGCGACATCGTGCTGATCCGCTACGAAGGCCCGCGCGGCGGCCCCGGAATGCAGGAAATGCTCTACCCGACCTCGTATCTGAAATCGAAGGGCCTCGGCAAAGACTGCGCGCTGGTGACGGACGGGCGTTTCTCGGGTGGCTCGTCGGGCCTTTCCATCGGCCACGTCTCGCCGGAAGCGGCGGAAGGCGGCACCATCGGGCTGGTGGAGGAAGGCGATACGATCGAGATCGACATTCCGAACCGCAAGATGCATCTGGCCGTGGACGATGCGGTGCTGGCCGAACGCCGCGCTGCCCGCGAGGCCAAGGGCTGGGTGCCGGAAGAGAAGCGCAAGCGGAAGGTCTCTACCGCGCTGAAGGCTTACGCCGCCCTCACCACGTCCGCGTCACGCGGTGCGGTGCGCGACGTTGACCAGCTTGCGACCCGCAAGGCCAACTGA
- a CDS encoding arylsulfatase has product MLAIGIGTFFLAPAMAQDDKTPAASGSADRPNILLIVSDDTGWGDLGPYMGGEALGMPTPNFNDLASEGMTFTNFYGQPSCTPGRAAIQTGRIPNRSGMTTVAFQGQGGGLPKAEWTLGSVLGEAGYKTYFTGKWHLGEADYALPNAQGYDVMKYAFLYHLNAYTYTDPTWHKAMTEEQREVFVKATKGALSGNAGETAKEDFKVNGEYVDTPDKGLVGIPYLDKYVEQAAVEFLEDAAKDPSEPFFINVNFMKNHQPNIPAPEFENKSVNKTPYADSVIELDTRVGNVLKKLDELGLADNTLVFYTVDNGAWQDVYPDSGYTPFRGTKGTVREGGNRVPAIVRWPGHVKGGVINHGISGGLDLMATFASVAGTKLPENDRAGEPIIFDSYDMTPVWTGTGEDPRNEWFYFTEDELSPGAVRVNQFKFVFNLRGDDGAATGGLSVDTNLGWKGASSYVATVPQVFNLMADPQERYDIFMTTFTESTWTTVTANQVVSDLIKTYVKYPPRKLQSETYTGPLTLSSYQRFEWARKQLEAGGVNIGMPTGN; this is encoded by the coding sequence ATGCTTGCTATCGGCATTGGGACGTTTTTCCTCGCGCCCGCCATGGCGCAGGACGACAAGACGCCGGCAGCCTCGGGCAGCGCGGACAGACCCAACATCCTGCTCATCGTTTCCGACGATACCGGTTGGGGCGACCTCGGCCCCTACATGGGCGGTGAAGCGCTCGGGATGCCGACCCCGAACTTCAACGATCTGGCATCCGAAGGGATGACCTTCACCAATTTCTACGGCCAGCCGAGCTGCACGCCGGGCCGCGCCGCCATCCAGACCGGCCGTATCCCGAACCGCTCGGGGATGACCACGGTCGCCTTCCAGGGCCAGGGGGGCGGTCTGCCGAAAGCGGAGTGGACGCTGGGTTCGGTGCTGGGCGAGGCCGGCTACAAGACCTACTTCACCGGAAAGTGGCATCTGGGCGAGGCGGATTATGCGCTGCCGAACGCGCAGGGCTACGACGTGATGAAGTACGCCTTCCTCTACCACCTCAACGCCTACACCTACACCGATCCCACCTGGCACAAGGCCATGACCGAAGAGCAGCGCGAGGTCTTCGTGAAGGCCACCAAGGGTGCGCTTTCGGGCAACGCGGGCGAGACGGCGAAGGAAGACTTCAAGGTCAACGGCGAGTATGTCGACACGCCGGACAAGGGGCTGGTCGGCATTCCGTATCTCGACAAGTACGTCGAGCAGGCGGCCGTGGAATTCCTCGAGGATGCGGCGAAGGACCCGTCGGAGCCGTTCTTCATCAACGTCAACTTCATGAAGAACCACCAGCCGAACATTCCGGCCCCGGAGTTCGAGAACAAATCGGTCAACAAGACGCCCTATGCCGACTCGGTGATCGAGCTTGATACCCGCGTGGGCAACGTCCTCAAGAAGCTCGACGAGCTTGGGCTGGCAGACAACACGCTGGTGTTCTACACCGTCGACAATGGCGCGTGGCAGGATGTGTACCCCGATTCAGGCTACACCCCGTTCCGCGGCACCAAGGGTACCGTGCGCGAAGGCGGCAACCGCGTTCCGGCCATCGTCCGCTGGCCCGGTCACGTCAAGGGCGGCGTCATCAACCACGGCATCTCGGGCGGTCTCGACCTGATGGCGACCTTTGCATCGGTGGCTGGCACCAAGCTGCCGGAGAACGACCGCGCCGGTGAGCCGATCATCTTCGACAGCTACGACATGACCCCGGTCTGGACGGGCACGGGCGAAGATCCCCGCAACGAGTGGTTCTACTTCACCGAGGACGAACTGTCCCCGGGTGCGGTTCGCGTCAATCAGTTCAAGTTCGTGTTCAACCTTCGCGGCGACGACGGTGCCGCAACGGGCGGCCTGTCGGTCGACACCAACCTTGGCTGGAAGGGTGCGTCGAGCTATGTCGCAACCGTGCCGCAGGTCTTCAACCTGATGGCCGACCCGCAGGAACGCTACGACATCTTCATGACGACCTTCACCGAGAGCACCTGGACGACGGTAACGGCCAACCAGGTGGTGAGCGACCTCATCAAGACGTACGTGAAGTATCCGCCGCGCAAGCTGCAGAGCGAAACCTACACCGGCCCGCTGACACTTTCGTCCTACCAGCGCTTCGAATGGGCTCGCAAGCAGCTCGAAGCAGGCGGCGTGAACATCGGCATGCCCACGGGCAACTGA
- a CDS encoding hydantoinase B/oxoprolinase family protein codes for MTEDALSPVSLEIFRNALTATAAEMDITVWRTSRSTVVRELLDYSTAVFDRDGYNVAQAARIPQHLNSMGAGLLTVVSKHLPLSEWAEGDVVITNDPYCGGQHIPDILAFRPVFVDGERVAIVGTLCHHLDMGGMATGSYSATATEIVQEGLRIPPLKLIRGGKRDEAIFAIMMNNVRRPDMLHGDLQAQLASLNVGEANIRKLATRVGTETFVASCAKILDQSETAMRAMIARIPDGTYAFEDFMDDDGITEDPIRIHAEVTIAGEAATIDLSGCSRQAKGPVNATLASSLSGVTFAMLAVSDVDIPANAGVMRPITVVAPEGKVVSAKYPAPVANRIACTHRVATTILGALHQAIPDRVPAAYYGVSYVATFQTINEDGTRGVLVEIEVGGSGAHHDTDGLSGYTYGMHNNSNIPAEMIESDMPLTITAYGLLPGSGGAGRQRGGLGLFREWRVDSPEAVFSANGERFRFRPYGLEGGEPGREGHLTLIRGEERRELGSKVNNLALKQGDIIRLETSGGGGYGAPAGRTTERTEQDKALGYV; via the coding sequence ATGACCGAAGATGCCCTGAGCCCCGTCAGCCTCGAAATCTTCCGCAACGCCCTCACCGCAACGGCTGCGGAAATGGACATCACCGTCTGGCGCACCTCGCGCTCCACCGTGGTGCGCGAGCTGCTCGACTACTCCACCGCCGTGTTCGACCGCGACGGCTACAACGTCGCCCAGGCCGCCCGCATTCCGCAGCACCTCAACTCCATGGGCGCGGGGCTTCTCACCGTCGTCAGCAAGCACCTGCCGCTCAGCGAGTGGGCGGAAGGCGACGTCGTCATCACCAACGACCCCTACTGCGGCGGCCAGCATATTCCGGACATTCTCGCCTTCCGCCCCGTCTTCGTGGATGGCGAGCGCGTCGCCATTGTCGGCACCCTTTGCCACCACCTCGACATGGGCGGCATGGCGACCGGCTCCTACTCCGCCACTGCGACCGAAATCGTGCAGGAGGGCCTGCGCATTCCGCCCCTCAAGCTGATCCGCGGCGGCAAGCGCGACGAAGCCATCTTCGCGATAATGATGAACAACGTGCGCCGGCCGGACATGCTGCACGGCGACCTTCAGGCGCAGCTCGCCTCGCTCAATGTCGGCGAAGCCAACATCCGCAAGCTTGCGACCAGAGTCGGCACCGAAACCTTCGTCGCCTCATGCGCGAAAATTCTCGACCAGTCGGAAACCGCAATGCGCGCGATGATCGCCCGCATCCCCGACGGCACCTACGCTTTCGAGGATTTCATGGATGACGACGGCATCACCGAAGACCCGATCCGCATCCACGCCGAAGTCACCATCGCCGGGGAAGCGGCCACCATCGACCTGTCCGGGTGCAGCCGGCAGGCCAAGGGCCCCGTCAACGCGACCCTCGCGTCGTCGCTGTCCGGCGTCACCTTCGCGATGCTGGCAGTCTCCGACGTCGACATTCCCGCCAATGCCGGCGTGATGCGCCCGATCACCGTGGTGGCCCCCGAAGGCAAGGTGGTCAGCGCCAAATACCCGGCGCCCGTCGCCAACCGCATCGCCTGCACCCACCGCGTCGCAACCACCATCCTCGGCGCGCTGCATCAGGCAATCCCCGACCGCGTGCCCGCCGCCTACTACGGCGTCAGCTACGTCGCGACGTTCCAGACCATCAACGAGGACGGCACGCGCGGCGTTCTGGTCGAGATCGAGGTCGGCGGCTCGGGCGCCCACCATGATACTGACGGGCTCTCCGGCTACACCTACGGGATGCACAACAACTCAAACATCCCGGCGGAAATGATCGAGAGTGACATGCCGCTCACGATCACCGCCTACGGCCTGCTGCCGGGTTCCGGCGGCGCGGGCCGCCAGCGCGGCGGCCTCGGCCTCTTCCGCGAGTGGCGCGTGGACAGCCCCGAAGCGGTGTTCTCCGCCAACGGCGAGCGATTCCGCTTCCGCCCCTATGGCCTTGAAGGCGGCGAGCCCGGCCGCGAGGGTCACCTCACTCTGATACGGGGCGAGGAGCGCCGGGAACTCGGCTCCAAGGTGAACAATCTTGCGCTGAAGCAGGGCGACATCATCCGCCTGGAAACCTCCGGCGGCGGCGGCTACGGCGCACCGGCCGGCCGCACCACCGAACGCACCGAGCAGGACAAGGCGCTCGGATACGTCTGA